The following DNA comes from Burkholderia sp. HI2500.
TGCCCGCCGTCGGACGAAACCGACGCGGCAACCGCATTGCTGTTGTTCGACTGGTTGAACGAAATCGACACCGAGTACGCGGTGCCGTCCGGCCCGAACGAGACCCACGGATCGGACGCGCGCTCGTACTTGAGCCCGCCCGGCGCGCATGCGCTGAACGGCTGCGGCGTGCGTGCCCAGGTCGCGCCGCCGTCGAACGTGTAGCCGGCGACGAGCCCGTGGGCGCCGCCGTTCGACCAACGGTCCTGCTGCCACACGCCGATCATGTTCATCGGGTTGGCAGGGTTGACCGATAGCCACGGCTCGACTTCGGCGTTCACGTAGTTGGTGCCGGGGCCGCCGATGGTGCAGGCGGCGAACGGGCTCGGGCCGGACACGACGACGGGATCGGCGTGCGCCGCGGCAGCGGCGGCCATCGCCATCGCGGCGGACAGGCGGGTGACAAGCGAGTGGGACACGATCATGCGTCGCATGGACTGCTCCTCGTTGACGTGCGGGTGCGATGGCGCGGCACGACGCGGCGGCGCGATCCGGCGCGCGGCGTCGTCTGCCGCGCATCAGGCCGATACGTGTCGTTCAGGATGCCGCTTCGGTCATCGCAATCCGCGTATGCTGGATGCCGCCAGCACTTCGGTTAAGACTCCTTTTCATTTTCATTGATTGTCGGGTGTGTCTGCGATGTCGACCGGGCGGGAAGACTTGCCCGGGCAGGCGACGAATGTGTCGAGGTGGATTGCAATGTAGGCGATTCGATTGCCACGCGGCAGGCAGTTTTTTGTAACAGTGCGTAGCCGGAAAGCGTTGCCGGAAGAGGGCGGCGGGCGCGCAAAAAATGCCGTCGAGGCGGCATGAAAATCGAATCGAAAATGCGAATCGGAATCGCTTTCGATGGGGCCGGTGAGTGCCGGTGGCGATGCCGGAAGGTGCCGCTCAGCGCTCCGCCGGAAACCGCTCCTGCAACGCATGCAGCCAGCGCGCGACGACATCGAGTTCGTCGTCGGAAAACCCGTCGCACAGCTTGCCGTTGAGTTCGCGCAGCAGCACGCGCGCACGCTTGAGCGCGGCGTGGCCTGCGTCGGTCAGGTACAGGCGCGTCGCGCGGCCGTCGTCCGAATCGGCGTGACGCGTAATGAGGCCGGCTTTCGCCATCCGATCGGCGAGCCCCGTCATCGCCGACGGCGCGAGCTGCAGCGCGGCGCCGACTTCACCGATCAGCGCGCCATCCTGTCTCGCGAGACAGAACAGCGCGCCGGCCTGCGCGGCGCTCGCGCGCGTCTCGGTCTCCGCCTTGCGGTCGATCCAGCGCTGCACGCGCCGCTGGCCGATGTTCAACATGAAAAACAGTCGTCGGTCTTCGCTCAAGCTGGGTTCCCGGCTGCAATGGAAAGGGAGGGGCGGCCCGCGGTTCGCGGCGAGTCGAGCGCCTGCGCGAGCCAGTCGGCCACGTCGGGCCACAGCACGGTGCCGGGGCGGCTGCGGAAGAAGCCCATGTGCCCGACCGGGCCGCTGCCCGCCGCGTGCGGATCGATCTGGCGGCGTTCGACCGCCGCGCGGGTCAGATAGCTTACCAGCAGCCCGATCGCCGGCGGGTTCGCCCATGGGTCGTCGTCGAAGCCGAGCGCGAGGATCGGCAACTGCTGTTTCGCGTAACGCTCGGCCGCGCCGAGTGTCGGATCGTCGAAGAAATAGTGCGGCAGCGTGGTCCAGCGGCTCCATTCGCGGAACACGCCGGCCGGCATGTCCTCGCCGAGCCCGAGCCGCTTGCCGGGCACGTAGCCGAGCAGCGCCGACATCAGCGGGCCGAGCACGCGCAGGATCAGCCGCACCTTCAGGCGTTCGGCCGCCTGCGTGATCAGCCGCGTGCTGCCCGCATGCGCGGCGACCAGCACGGCCGCACGCAGGTGCGGCGTCGCGGCGGACAGCCCGATCGCGTGCCCGCCGACGCTATGGCCGACCGCCAGCAGCGGCAATTCTTCGTACGCCTGCCGCGCCCACGCGGTCGCGGCGCCCACGTCGAGTTCCATCCAGTCGCGCATGCGGGCCTTCAACGCACCCAGGCGCGCGGGGCGAGACGCGCCGATGCCGCGATAGTTGTAGGTGAGCGCCGCGAAGCCGCGTTCGGTCAGGAAGCGCGCGAAGCCCGCATACAGCCGCTCCGGCACGGCCGTTGCCGGATGGATCAGCACCAGCGCGCGCGGCGGCGCGTCCGGCGACCACAGCGTGCCGTGCAGCGCGTAGCCGTCGGCGGCGGAAAACTCGATGGGCTCGGAGGTCATGGCTGTCCTCGTTACGGGTAGTTATTTCGTATGCGAAATATAGTTCGTGATTTATTTCGCGAGCGAAATATCTGTCGAGGATTCATTCGAACCGGGTTCCCCTGAGCGCGACCGGCGGCATCCGACGACGCTTGCCATGTCATAAAACATTTGCATCTTTGCATAGAAGAATATTGCGTTTGTTTCATGATGAAGATCGACGTATCTTCAGCGGTTCCATCCGTTCCGCCGACCACCGTGCACGGCGGACCACGGGCGCCGCTCTCGCGCGGCCGCCCGCCAACCCTCCGGGAGATCACGTTGTTGAGTCGAATCGTCACGGCACTCTTGCTGGCGCTGGCCGCGCAGCCGGGCATGGCCAAGGACACCGTCACGCTGCGCGTCGGTGAACAGAACTACTTCAACATCCAGGCGTCGATGGAGGCGTCCGGCGTGCTGAAGGACCTGCCTTACACGATCGAGTGGAAGCATTTCCAGGCCGCGGCGCCCGTCGCCGAATCGCTGAACGGCAATGCGATCGACGTCGGCTTTCTCGGCGATTCCGCGCTGCTCACGCTGGCCGCGCGCGGCGCGCCGGTGAAGGTGGTCGCCGTGTCGCGGCAGAGCCTCGACGGCGTCGCGATTCTCGTGCCGAAGAATTCGCCGGTGCGCACCGTGGCCGACCTGCAGGGCAAGACCATCGCCGTATGGCGCGGCGCGTGGAGCCAGCAGCTCGTGCTGCGCGCGCTCGAACACGCGGGCTTGCGCGCCGATTCGGTCAAGTACGCGTACCTGATGCCGATCGATGCGACCAACGCGCTCGCGAACGGCTCGGTCGACGCCGTGTCGCTGTGGGAGCCGTTCGTCAGCACGCTCGCGTTGCGGCAGGGCGCACGGCCCGTGACGACCGCGCAGGGGCTGATGCCGGCGCTGAGCTTCGTCGCCGCGAACGAGCAGGCTGCCTCGGGCAAGCGCGCCGAGATCACCGATTTCCTGCGGCGCGTCGTCGCCGCGCGCCAGTGGGTCGACAACCATCCGCGCGAGTACGCGGATCTGTGGGCGAAGCGCGCGAAGCTCGAACCCGATGTCGCGTACCGCTGGCTCAACAACGCGAAGCAGCGCGTCGGCCCGGTCGACGAGACGGCCGCGAAGGACGCGCAGAACACGGCCGACTTCCTGTACAAGGCCGGCGTGATTCCGGCCGCGTACGACACGTCGAAGCTGCTGGACCGCTCGTATGCGGGCGCGTTCGCGGCGCCGGCGCAGAAGACGGCCGCCGCGCAGTAAGCGGGCCATCCCGTCCACGATTTCCAATCGAGCACCCCAAGGACATCCCGACATGCCAGTCGACATCATCGGCATGATCACCGCGACACCGGGCGCGGAGGTCGACGTACCGGGCGGCGCGGCCGTCCAGCCCGACTACGTGCGCCGCTTCGCGCAGGCGCACGAGGCCGCCGGCTTCGACCAGATCCTGGTCGGCCATTTCAGCAACGCGGCGGACGGCTTCATCGTCGCGTCGTTCGCGGCTGCCGCGACCGAGCGCATCCGCATCCTGCTCGCGCACCGGCCGGGCGTGATCATGCCGTCGGCCGCCGCGCGGCAGATCGCGACGCTCGACGTGTTCAGCGGCGGCCGGCTGGCGCTGAACGTCGTGTCGGGCGGCGACGATGCCGACCTGCAGCGCGACGGCGATTTCGTGCCGCACGATGCGCGCTACCGACGCACCGGCGAATATCTCGACGTGCTGAAACGGATCTGGCAGGCCGACGCGCCGGTCGACCATGACGGTGCGTTCTACCGGCTGCGCGGTGCGTCGCCGCTCGTGAAGGGCGCGCAGCGGCCGCACGTGCCGATCTATTTCGGCGGGTCGTCGCCGGCTGCGCTGGCGGTCGCGGGCGAGCATGCCGATGTCTACATGACATGGGGTGAGCCGCTCGCGTCGGTGCGCGAGCAGATCGCACGCGTGCGCGAAGCCG
Coding sequences within:
- a CDS encoding MarR family winged helix-turn-helix transcriptional regulator — protein: MSEDRRLFFMLNIGQRRVQRWIDRKAETETRASAAQAGALFCLARQDGALIGEVGAALQLAPSAMTGLADRMAKAGLITRHADSDDGRATRLYLTDAGHAALKRARVLLRELNGKLCDGFSDDELDVVARWLHALQERFPAER
- a CDS encoding ABC transporter substrate-binding protein; the encoded protein is MLSRIVTALLLALAAQPGMAKDTVTLRVGEQNYFNIQASMEASGVLKDLPYTIEWKHFQAAAPVAESLNGNAIDVGFLGDSALLTLAARGAPVKVVAVSRQSLDGVAILVPKNSPVRTVADLQGKTIAVWRGAWSQQLVLRALEHAGLRADSVKYAYLMPIDATNALANGSVDAVSLWEPFVSTLALRQGARPVTTAQGLMPALSFVAANEQAASGKRAEITDFLRRVVAARQWVDNHPREYADLWAKRAKLEPDVAYRWLNNAKQRVGPVDETAAKDAQNTADFLYKAGVIPAAYDTSKLLDRSYAGAFAAPAQKTAAAQ
- a CDS encoding LLM class flavin-dependent oxidoreductase, with amino-acid sequence MPVDIIGMITATPGAEVDVPGGAAVQPDYVRRFAQAHEAAGFDQILVGHFSNAADGFIVASFAAAATERIRILLAHRPGVIMPSAAARQIATLDVFSGGRLALNVVSGGDDADLQRDGDFVPHDARYRRTGEYLDVLKRIWQADAPVDHDGAFYRLRGASPLVKGAQRPHVPIYFGGSSPAALAVAGEHADVYMTWGEPLASVREQIARVREAAAPFGRAPRISVSFRPIVADTEAAAWEKAEAIRERVRAARLANGQPIAGHAPQNAGSQRLMAAAAQGDVLDERLWMGVANLTGARWNSTALVGTPEQVARALGAYYRLGVSTFLIRGFDPLDDALDYGRELIPAIHAQVAELDRYHAAVTA
- a CDS encoding alpha/beta hydrolase family protein; translation: MTSEPIEFSAADGYALHGTLWSPDAPPRALVLIHPATAVPERLYAGFARFLTERGFAALTYNYRGIGASRPARLGALKARMRDWMELDVGAATAWARQAYEELPLLAVGHSVGGHAIGLSAATPHLRAAVLVAAHAGSTRLITQAAERLKVRLILRVLGPLMSALLGYVPGKRLGLGEDMPAGVFREWSRWTTLPHYFFDDPTLGAAERYAKQQLPILALGFDDDPWANPPAIGLLVSYLTRAAVERRQIDPHAAGSGPVGHMGFFRSRPGTVLWPDVADWLAQALDSPRTAGRPSLSIAAGNPA